A window of the Gossypium hirsutum isolate 1008001.06 chromosome A03, Gossypium_hirsutum_v2.1, whole genome shotgun sequence genome harbors these coding sequences:
- the LOC107942939 gene encoding protein SIEVE ELEMENT OCCLUSION B isoform X1 encodes MATPISLSLSSLPSKSQQLVRNERRMLAASDDGAMTKLIQSTHAPDGRFVDVKPILQVIDNVLHHIIPNIDHAMNGGTGHIDALDDRTNSYVIDGALDALAYIVHKICCEVSCKCSGGGDAHATTMGILNMLSNYSWDAKVVLTLAAFAVNFGEFWLIVQLCTSNSLAKSVALLKQLPDILEHSQTLKPHFDALNKLINAMIDVTKCIVEFTELPSEFISIDVPPLSTAMAHIPTATYWIIWSVVACAAQITGLVGMGHEFITSTSEAWELSSLAHKVSSIHEHLQSLLHICYQRIDEEKLMEAFEDFRRTIETPQMDNLKILLKIFRKEETYYLLNPDKTKQVLNDVLRRKQVLLLISDLDISQEEIRVLEALYKGERVSCELNYEILWLPIVDRSTWNDGYEQKFLSLQSIMPWYTVNHPFAIEPAVIKYIMEVWGFVKKPIAVTLDPKGKVLCPNALNMMWIWGNSAFPFSSEKEESFWKAEAWTLELLVDRLEPNLPTWVSQQKVVCFYGGVQMEWIESFTTATKGVAKALDIGLEMVYVGKNNAKERVKKITGLIKEKQLSHAWEDDNVWFFWNRLESMLYSKTQHGKTIENDAIKQEVMTMLAYDGSENGWAVFFSGSDDMVRANGDKVISSMESFDEWEKLAKQMGFIPALRKQLEGITDNHHCTRLILPENSGGIPERVQCAECGRPMEMYFMYRCCVE; translated from the exons ATGGCTACCCCTATCTCACTCTCACTCTCATCACTGCCTTCTAAATCCCAGCAACTGGTGAGGAATGAGCGTCGGATGCTCGCCGCATCCGATGATGGTGCGATGACGAAGCTGATTCAGTCGACTCATGCCCCCGATGGTCGTTTTGTTGATGTTAAACCAATTCTCCAAGTCATTGACAATGTGTTGCATCATATCATTCCCAACATTGATCATGCTATGAAT GGTGGAACGGGACACATCGATGCTCTCGATGATCGGACCAACTCATATGTCATTGATGGTGCACTTGATGCATTGGCTTATATCGTACACAAAATCTGCTGCGAG GTATCATGCAAGTGTTCAGGAGGAGGGGATGCTCATGCAACAACAATGGGGATTCTTAACATGCTTTCAAACTATTCGTGGGATGCAAAAGTGGTGCTAACATTAGCTGCTTTCGCAGtgaattttggggaattttggcTGATCGTTCAGCTTTGCACTTCCAACTCATTGGCAAAATCCGTGGCTCTCCTCAAGCAGTTACCCGACATTTTAGAGCATTCCCAAACATTGAAACCCCACTTTGATGCACTTAACAAGCTCATCAATGCAATGATTGATGTAACCAAGTGCATTGTTGAGTTCACTGAGCTACCTTCTGAGTTTATTTCGATCGATGTGCCACCATTGTCGACCGCCATGGCTCATATCCCCACTGCTACCTACTGGATCATTTGGAGTGTCGTCGCTTGTGCTGCACAGATTACGGGTCTCGTAGGGATGGGACACGA GTTCATTACATCGACTTCTGAGGCATGGGAACTATCAAGCTTAGCACATAAAGTTAGTAGCATACATGAACACCTTCAAAGTCTATTACATATTTGTTATCAGCGCATTG ATGAGGAGAAGCTAATGGAAGCTTTTGAAGACTTCAGGCGTACTATTGAAACACCTCAAATGGACAACTTGAAGATTCTCCTAAAAATCTTTCGCAAGGAAGAGACTTATTATCTCTTGAATCCAGACAAGACCAAG CAGGTTCTTAATGATGTCTTGAGAAGAAAGCAAGTTTTATTGCTCATTTCAGATCTTGACATCTCCCAAGAGGAGATTCGAGTTCTTGAGGCTCTTTACAAAGGTGAAAGGGTATCATGTGAGCTTAACTATGAGATCCTATGGCTCCCAATTGTGGACAGATCAACTTGGAATGATGGTTATGAACAAAAGTTTTTGAGCTTACAATCAATTATGCCATGGTATACAGTGAACCATCCTTTTGCCATTGAACCGGCAGTAATAAAATACATAATGGAAGTATGGGGTTTCGTTAAGAAACCAATTGCGGTGACATTGGATCCAAAAGGAAAGGTTTTATGCCCAAATGCACTCAACATGATGTGGATATGGGGAAATTCAGCTTTTCCATTTAGCagtgaaaaagaagaaagtttTTGGAAAGCTGAAGCTTGGACCCTTGAGCTTCTCGTTGATCGCCTTGAGCCAAACTTACCTACTTGG GTGAGCCAACAGAAAGTGGTATGTTTTTATGGTGGTGTGCAAATGGAATGGATCGAAAGTTTCACTACCGCAACAAAAGGGGTTGCAAAGGCTCTCGACATTGGCTTAGAAATGGTTTATGTTGGCAAAAACAATGCAAAGGAACGAGTGAAAAAGATTACTGGTCTAATCAAAGAGAAGCAACTTAGCCACGCTTGGGAAGATGACAATGTGTGGTTCTTTTGGAACCGATTAGAGAGCATGTTGTACTCGAAAACCCAACATGGGAAGACCATTGAAAACGATGCTATAAAGCAAGAAGTGATGACGATGCTTGCATATGACGGTAGTGAAAATGGATGGGCAGTGTTCTTCTCTGGTTCAGATGATATGGTGAGAGCCAATGGAGATAAAGTGATTAGCAGCATGGAGAGCTTTGATGAATGGGAAAAACTTGCGAAGCAAATGGGGTTTATCCCAGCACTTCGTAAACAATTGGAAGGGATTACCGATAACCATCATTGCACTCGCCTTATTCTACCGGAAAACAGTGGCGGCATTCCGGAGAGGGTGCAGTGTGCTGAGTGTGGACGTCCAATGGagatgtatttcatgtatcgctGCTGTGTTGAGTGA
- the LOC107942939 gene encoding protein SIEVE ELEMENT OCCLUSION B isoform X2 translates to MATPISLSLSSLPSKSQQLVRNERRMLAASDDGAMTKLIQSTHAPDGRFVDVKPILQVIDNVLHHIIPNIDHAMNGGTGHIDALDDRTNSYVIDGALDALAYIVHKICCEVSCKCSGGGDAHATTMGILNMLSNYSWDAKVVLTLAAFAVNFGEFWLIVQLCTSNSLAKSVALLKQLPDILEHSQTLKPHFDALNKLINAMIDVTKCIVEFTELPSEFISIDVPPLSTAMAHIPTATYWIIWSVVACAAQITGLVGMGHEFITSTSEAWELSSLAHKVSSIHEHLQSLLHICYQRIDEEKLMEAFEDFRRTIETPQMDNLKILLKIFRKEETYYLLNPDKTKVLNDVLRRKQVLLLISDLDISQEEIRVLEALYKGERVSCELNYEILWLPIVDRSTWNDGYEQKFLSLQSIMPWYTVNHPFAIEPAVIKYIMEVWGFVKKPIAVTLDPKGKVLCPNALNMMWIWGNSAFPFSSEKEESFWKAEAWTLELLVDRLEPNLPTWVSQQKVVCFYGGVQMEWIESFTTATKGVAKALDIGLEMVYVGKNNAKERVKKITGLIKEKQLSHAWEDDNVWFFWNRLESMLYSKTQHGKTIENDAIKQEVMTMLAYDGSENGWAVFFSGSDDMVRANGDKVISSMESFDEWEKLAKQMGFIPALRKQLEGITDNHHCTRLILPENSGGIPERVQCAECGRPMEMYFMYRCCVE, encoded by the exons ATGGCTACCCCTATCTCACTCTCACTCTCATCACTGCCTTCTAAATCCCAGCAACTGGTGAGGAATGAGCGTCGGATGCTCGCCGCATCCGATGATGGTGCGATGACGAAGCTGATTCAGTCGACTCATGCCCCCGATGGTCGTTTTGTTGATGTTAAACCAATTCTCCAAGTCATTGACAATGTGTTGCATCATATCATTCCCAACATTGATCATGCTATGAAT GGTGGAACGGGACACATCGATGCTCTCGATGATCGGACCAACTCATATGTCATTGATGGTGCACTTGATGCATTGGCTTATATCGTACACAAAATCTGCTGCGAG GTATCATGCAAGTGTTCAGGAGGAGGGGATGCTCATGCAACAACAATGGGGATTCTTAACATGCTTTCAAACTATTCGTGGGATGCAAAAGTGGTGCTAACATTAGCTGCTTTCGCAGtgaattttggggaattttggcTGATCGTTCAGCTTTGCACTTCCAACTCATTGGCAAAATCCGTGGCTCTCCTCAAGCAGTTACCCGACATTTTAGAGCATTCCCAAACATTGAAACCCCACTTTGATGCACTTAACAAGCTCATCAATGCAATGATTGATGTAACCAAGTGCATTGTTGAGTTCACTGAGCTACCTTCTGAGTTTATTTCGATCGATGTGCCACCATTGTCGACCGCCATGGCTCATATCCCCACTGCTACCTACTGGATCATTTGGAGTGTCGTCGCTTGTGCTGCACAGATTACGGGTCTCGTAGGGATGGGACACGA GTTCATTACATCGACTTCTGAGGCATGGGAACTATCAAGCTTAGCACATAAAGTTAGTAGCATACATGAACACCTTCAAAGTCTATTACATATTTGTTATCAGCGCATTG ATGAGGAGAAGCTAATGGAAGCTTTTGAAGACTTCAGGCGTACTATTGAAACACCTCAAATGGACAACTTGAAGATTCTCCTAAAAATCTTTCGCAAGGAAGAGACTTATTATCTCTTGAATCCAGACAAGACCAAG GTTCTTAATGATGTCTTGAGAAGAAAGCAAGTTTTATTGCTCATTTCAGATCTTGACATCTCCCAAGAGGAGATTCGAGTTCTTGAGGCTCTTTACAAAGGTGAAAGGGTATCATGTGAGCTTAACTATGAGATCCTATGGCTCCCAATTGTGGACAGATCAACTTGGAATGATGGTTATGAACAAAAGTTTTTGAGCTTACAATCAATTATGCCATGGTATACAGTGAACCATCCTTTTGCCATTGAACCGGCAGTAATAAAATACATAATGGAAGTATGGGGTTTCGTTAAGAAACCAATTGCGGTGACATTGGATCCAAAAGGAAAGGTTTTATGCCCAAATGCACTCAACATGATGTGGATATGGGGAAATTCAGCTTTTCCATTTAGCagtgaaaaagaagaaagtttTTGGAAAGCTGAAGCTTGGACCCTTGAGCTTCTCGTTGATCGCCTTGAGCCAAACTTACCTACTTGG GTGAGCCAACAGAAAGTGGTATGTTTTTATGGTGGTGTGCAAATGGAATGGATCGAAAGTTTCACTACCGCAACAAAAGGGGTTGCAAAGGCTCTCGACATTGGCTTAGAAATGGTTTATGTTGGCAAAAACAATGCAAAGGAACGAGTGAAAAAGATTACTGGTCTAATCAAAGAGAAGCAACTTAGCCACGCTTGGGAAGATGACAATGTGTGGTTCTTTTGGAACCGATTAGAGAGCATGTTGTACTCGAAAACCCAACATGGGAAGACCATTGAAAACGATGCTATAAAGCAAGAAGTGATGACGATGCTTGCATATGACGGTAGTGAAAATGGATGGGCAGTGTTCTTCTCTGGTTCAGATGATATGGTGAGAGCCAATGGAGATAAAGTGATTAGCAGCATGGAGAGCTTTGATGAATGGGAAAAACTTGCGAAGCAAATGGGGTTTATCCCAGCACTTCGTAAACAATTGGAAGGGATTACCGATAACCATCATTGCACTCGCCTTATTCTACCGGAAAACAGTGGCGGCATTCCGGAGAGGGTGCAGTGTGCTGAGTGTGGACGTCCAATGGagatgtatttcatgtatcgctGCTGTGTTGAGTGA